The Montipora capricornis isolate CH-2021 chromosome 3, ASM3666992v2, whole genome shotgun sequence genome window below encodes:
- the LOC138042079 gene encoding tropomodulin-3-like, producing the protein MSWLKQKKGAVDLDEFKDIDEDALVEGLSPEELADLNAAIDPENALLPVHERQTNQTDKENTGPFNRQHLLEHLEEQAKNVEEREDYVPYKKETRGKVWQPKEKPGKKEAQPLLPDDLSEVLDNATEEEMLELAAILGVHSMLTQTQSHWAEKTDSGKALRGSGLKKYKPGIVKATKIKKPDLTAVNELNVGKAINQLKNNDPKLTNLNLNNHPEATVEVLEDVAKALLTNTSLKHVQLANTQMTDKTAKLFADVLNKNKTLETLNLESNFLTGVGIMAIMDVLETNTTLQALRLSNQCAVIGSQVEQKIVTSLEKNTTLLSFGMSFDTQGPRIRAAELMVRNNDSIRLERVENDAEEEDDEDEDEDEEDDDDEEHEV; encoded by the exons ATGTCTTGgctaaagcaaaagaaaggtgCTGTCGATCTCGATGAATTCAAAGACATCGATGAAGATGCTCTAGTAGAAGGTCTTTCTCCTGAAGAATTAGCAGATTTAAATGCAGCTATTGATCCCGAG AATGCCCTGCTGCCAGTTCATGAACGTCAAACTAATCAGACAGACAAGGAAAACACTGGACCATTTAACAGACAACATCTTCTAGAACACTTGGAAGAGCAGGCCAAGAATGTTGAGGAACGTGAAGATTATGTGCCATACAAGAAGGAAACTCGTGGCAAGGTTTGGCAACCCAAGGAGAAGCCTGGAAAGAAAGAAGCACAACCGTTGCTGCCAGATGATCTGAGTGAGGTGCTTGATAATGCCACTGAAGAGGAAATGTTGGAACTTGCAG CCATTCTCGGAGTTCACAGCATGCTTACCCAAACCCAGAGTCACTGGGCTGAAAAGACAGATTCTGGAAAGGCACTCAGGGGTAGTGGCCTCAAGAAATACAAGCCAG GTATTGTGAAAGCAACCAAGATAAAGAAGCCTGACCTAACAGCAGTGAATGAACTGAATGTGGGCAAAGCCATCAATCAACTAAAAAACAATGACCCTAAACTTACAAACCTGAACTTAAATAATCATCCAGAGGCTACAGTAGAGGTGCTTGAAGATGTAGCCAAGGCCTTGCTTACAAACACCAGTCTGAAACATGTTCAGCTTGCTAACACACAGATGACAGACAAGACAGCCAAG ctgTTTGCTGATGTTCTGAATAAGAACAAGACCCTTGAGACACTGAATCTGGAATCTAATTTCCTAACTGGTGTAGGAATCATG GCTATTATGGATGTCTTGGAAACCAATACCACTTTGCAGGCACTTCGCTTGTCTAACCAG TGTGCTGTTATCGGCAGCCAGGTGGAACAGAAAATAGTGACCTCTTTAGAGAAGAACACAACTTTATTGAGTTTTGGAATGAGCTTTGATACCCAGGGACCACGGATCAGAGCTGCTGAGCTGATGGTGCGAAACAATGATTCAA TTCGACTGGAACGTGTCGAGAATGATGCTGAAGAAGAGgacgatgaagatgaagatgaagatgaggaggatgatgacgatgaagaaCATGAAGTGtga